The following are encoded together in the Ovis canadensis isolate MfBH-ARS-UI-01 breed Bighorn chromosome 2, ARS-UI_OviCan_v2, whole genome shotgun sequence genome:
- the CDK20 gene encoding cyclin-dependent kinase 20 isoform X4, with amino-acid sequence MAFPTRSYGRSRPCRRSKTVSFVLAFEFMLSDLAEVVRHTQRPLAQAQVKSYLQMLLKGVAFCHANNIVHRDLKPANLLISASGQLKIADFGLARVFSPDGNRLYTHQVATRWYRAPELLYGARQYDQGVDLWAVGCILGELLNGSPLFPGENDIEQLCCVLRILGTPSPQVWPEITELPDYNKISFKEQAPVPLEEVLPDASPQALDLLGRFLLYPPQQRISASQALLHHYFFTAPLPVHPSELPIPQRPGGPAPKAHPGPPHVHDFHVDRPLEESLLNPELIRPFIPEG; translated from the exons GCTTCGTGCTGGCCTTCGAGTTCATGCTGTCAGATCTGGCTGAGGTGGTGCGCCATACCCAGAGGCCACTGGCCCAGGCGCAGGTCAAGAGCTACTTACAGATGCTACTCAAGGGCGTCGCCTTCTGCCATGCCAACAACATTGTACATCGG GACCTGAAACCAGCCAACCTGCTTATCAGTGCCTCAGGCCAGCTCAAGATAGCGGACTTTGGCCTAGCCCGGGTCTTTTCCCCAGATGGCAACCGCCTCTACACGCACCAGGTGGCCACCAG GTGGTACCGAGCCCCTGAGCTCCTGTATGGTGCCCGCCAGTACGATCAAGGTGTCGACCTCTG GGCCGTGGGCTGCATCCTGGGGGAGCTGTTGAACGGGTCCCCCCTTTTCCCAGGAGAGAATGACATCGAACAGCTTTGCTGTGTGCTTCGAATCTTGGGCACCCCTAGTCCTCAAGTCTGGCCG gagatcactGAGCTGCCTGACTACAACAAGATCTCCTTCAAGGAGCAGGCGCCCGTGCCCCTGGAGGAGGTGCTGCCCGACGCCTCTCCCCAGGCCTTGGACCTGCTAGGGCGGTTCCTCCTCTACCCACCACAGCAGCGCATCTCTGCCTCCCAG GCCCTCCTGCACCACTACTTCTTCACAGCTCCCCTGCCTGTCCACCCCTCGGAGCTGCCGATCCCCCAGCGCCCAGGGGGACCTGCACCCAAGGCCCACCCAGGACCCCCGCACGTCCATGACTTCCACGTGGACCGGCCTCTCGAGGAGTCACTGTTGAACCCGGAGCTGATTCGGCCTTTCATCCCGGAGGGCTGA
- the CDK20 gene encoding cyclin-dependent kinase 20 isoform X3, translated as MAFPTRSYGRSRPCRRSKTVSFVLAFEFMLSDLAEVVRHTQRPLAQAQVKSYLQMLLKGVAFCHANNIVHRDLKPANLLISASGQLKIADFGLARVFSPDGNRLYTHQVATRWYRAPELLYGARQYDQGVDLWAVGCILGELLNGSPLFPGENDIEQLCCVLRILGTPSPQVWPVCRGLPFGGVGEITELPDYNKISFKEQAPVPLEEVLPDASPQALDLLGRFLLYPPQQRISASQALLHHYFFTAPLPVHPSELPIPQRPGGPAPKAHPGPPHVHDFHVDRPLEESLLNPELIRPFIPEG; from the exons GCTTCGTGCTGGCCTTCGAGTTCATGCTGTCAGATCTGGCTGAGGTGGTGCGCCATACCCAGAGGCCACTGGCCCAGGCGCAGGTCAAGAGCTACTTACAGATGCTACTCAAGGGCGTCGCCTTCTGCCATGCCAACAACATTGTACATCGG GACCTGAAACCAGCCAACCTGCTTATCAGTGCCTCAGGCCAGCTCAAGATAGCGGACTTTGGCCTAGCCCGGGTCTTTTCCCCAGATGGCAACCGCCTCTACACGCACCAGGTGGCCACCAG GTGGTACCGAGCCCCTGAGCTCCTGTATGGTGCCCGCCAGTACGATCAAGGTGTCGACCTCTG GGCCGTGGGCTGCATCCTGGGGGAGCTGTTGAACGGGTCCCCCCTTTTCCCAGGAGAGAATGACATCGAACAGCTTTGCTGTGTGCTTCGAATCTTGGGCACCCCTAGTCCTCAAGTCTGGCCGGTTTGCAGGGGCCTACCatttggaggggtgggg gagatcactGAGCTGCCTGACTACAACAAGATCTCCTTCAAGGAGCAGGCGCCCGTGCCCCTGGAGGAGGTGCTGCCCGACGCCTCTCCCCAGGCCTTGGACCTGCTAGGGCGGTTCCTCCTCTACCCACCACAGCAGCGCATCTCTGCCTCCCAG GCCCTCCTGCACCACTACTTCTTCACAGCTCCCCTGCCTGTCCACCCCTCGGAGCTGCCGATCCCCCAGCGCCCAGGGGGACCTGCACCCAAGGCCCACCCAGGACCCCCGCACGTCCATGACTTCCACGTGGACCGGCCTCTCGAGGAGTCACTGTTGAACCCGGAGCTGATTCGGCCTTTCATCCCGGAGGGCTGA